From Streptomyces sp. NBC_01460, a single genomic window includes:
- the galE gene encoding UDP-glucose 4-epimerase GalE, producing MSNTGKKYLVTGGAGYVGSVVAAHLLEAGHTVTVLDDLSTGFREGVPQGAEFIEGRIQDAATWLDPSYDGVLHFAAFSQVGESVVDPEKYWVNNVGGTTALLAAMRDAGVRTLVFSSTAATYGEPVSSPITEADPTAPTSPYGASKLAVDHMITGEATAHGLAAVSLRYFNVAGAYGSCGERHSPESHLIPLVLQVALGQRESISVYGDDYPTPDGTCVRDYIHVADLAEAHLLALESATAGEHLICNLGNGNGFSVREVIETVRQVTGHPVPETAAPRRGGDPAVLVASAATARERLGWKPSRADLAAIVADAWTFARREEPTAP from the coding sequence GTGAGCAACACGGGCAAGAAGTACCTGGTGACGGGCGGCGCGGGATACGTCGGCAGTGTCGTCGCGGCACACCTGCTGGAGGCCGGTCACACCGTGACCGTCCTCGACGACCTGTCGACCGGCTTCCGGGAAGGCGTCCCCCAGGGCGCCGAGTTCATCGAGGGCCGCATCCAGGACGCCGCCACCTGGCTGGACCCCTCCTACGACGGGGTGCTGCACTTCGCGGCGTTCTCCCAGGTCGGCGAGTCCGTCGTCGACCCCGAGAAGTACTGGGTGAACAACGTCGGCGGCACCACCGCCCTCCTCGCCGCCATGCGCGACGCGGGCGTGCGCACCCTCGTGTTCTCCTCCACCGCGGCGACCTACGGCGAGCCGGTCTCCAGCCCCATCACGGAGGCCGACCCCACCGCGCCCACCAGCCCCTACGGCGCCTCCAAGCTCGCCGTCGACCACATGATCACCGGTGAGGCCACCGCGCACGGCCTGGCCGCCGTCTCCCTGCGCTACTTCAACGTCGCCGGCGCCTACGGCAGCTGCGGCGAGCGCCACAGCCCCGAGTCCCACCTCATCCCCCTGGTCCTCCAGGTCGCCCTCGGGCAGCGCGAGTCGATCTCCGTCTACGGCGACGACTACCCGACCCCGGACGGCACCTGCGTACGCGACTACATCCACGTCGCCGACCTCGCCGAGGCCCACCTGCTGGCCCTGGAGTCGGCCACCGCGGGCGAGCACCTCATCTGCAACCTCGGCAACGGCAACGGCTTCTCGGTGCGCGAGGTCATCGAGACCGTCCGCCAGGTCACCGGCCACCCCGTCCCCGAGACCGCGGCCCCCCGGCGCGGCGGCGACCCGGCCGTCCTCGTCGCCTCCGCCGCCACCGCCAGGGAGCGGCTCGGCTGGAAGCCGTCCCGTGCCGACCTGGCCGCCATCGTCGCCGACGCCTGGACGTTCGCCCGCCGAGAGGAGCCCACCGCACCATGA
- the galT gene encoding galactose-1-phosphate uridylyltransferase: protein MKKTVTTLADGRELIYYDSADDTVRDAVDIRPLDAVSTSSEIRHDPLLGDSVAIASHRQGRTYHPPADECPLCPSQEGRLSEIPDTGYDVAVFENRFPSLAGDSGRCEVVCFTSDHDVSFAGLTEDQAALVLEAWTDRTADLAELPQVTQVFCFENRGAEIGVTLGHPHGQIYGYPFVTPRTGQMLRSMEAHRAETGRNLFDDVVARELADGDRIVLEGEHWVAFVPYAAHWPYEVHLHPRRRVPDLRELDAGARTEFPQIYLELLRRFDRIFGPGEPPTPYISAWHQAPFRVPGREEFGLHLELFTIRRTTGKLKFLAGSESGMGVFINDVPPEAAAQRLREVASE from the coding sequence GTGAAGAAGACGGTTACGACCCTCGCCGACGGCCGTGAGCTGATCTACTACGACTCCGCGGACGACACCGTCCGCGACGCCGTCGACATACGGCCGCTGGACGCCGTGTCGACGTCCTCGGAGATCCGCCACGACCCTCTGCTCGGCGACTCGGTGGCCATCGCCTCGCACCGGCAGGGGCGCACCTACCACCCGCCGGCCGACGAGTGCCCCCTCTGCCCCTCGCAGGAGGGCCGGCTCAGCGAGATCCCCGACACCGGCTACGACGTCGCCGTGTTCGAGAACCGCTTCCCCTCCCTCGCCGGCGACTCCGGCCGCTGCGAGGTCGTCTGCTTCACCTCCGACCACGACGTGTCCTTCGCCGGCCTCACCGAGGACCAGGCCGCCCTGGTCCTGGAGGCCTGGACCGACCGCACCGCCGACCTCGCCGAACTCCCGCAGGTCACCCAGGTCTTCTGCTTCGAGAACCGGGGCGCCGAGATCGGCGTCACCCTCGGACACCCGCACGGGCAGATCTACGGCTACCCCTTCGTCACGCCGCGCACCGGGCAGATGCTCCGCTCCATGGAGGCCCACCGCGCGGAGACCGGCCGCAACCTCTTCGACGACGTCGTCGCCCGCGAGCTGGCCGACGGGGACCGGATCGTCCTGGAGGGCGAGCACTGGGTCGCCTTCGTGCCGTATGCGGCGCACTGGCCCTACGAGGTCCACCTCCACCCGCGCCGCCGCGTCCCCGACCTCCGGGAGCTCGACGCGGGCGCGCGGACAGAGTTCCCACAGATCTATCTGGAACTCTTGAGGCGATTCGACCGGATCTTCGGCCCCGGCGAGCCGCCGACCCCGTACATCTCCGCCTGGCACCAGGCCCCGTTCCGGGTCCCCGGACGGGAGGAGTTCGGGCTGCACCTCGAGCTCTTCACCATCAGGCGGACCACCGGCAAGCTGAAGTTCCTCGCGGGCTCCGAGTCCGGCATGGGCGTCTTCATCAACGACGTGCCGCCGGAGGCCGCGGCCCAGCGACTGCGAGAGGTAGCGAGCGAGTGA
- a CDS encoding sodium:solute symporter family protein codes for MQYLAEGLRLPTNGLDYTILAIYFVVVLGIGFAARASVKTSLDFFLSGRSLPAWVTGLAFVAANLGATEILGMAATGAQYGVAVVHWYWIGAIPAMVFLGLVMMPFYYRSKVRSVPEFLLQRFDRSAHLLSSILFAFAAILIAGVNLYALSIVVEALLGWDRWVAIVVAGVFVLLYITIGGLSSAIYNEVLQFFVILAALIPLTILGLKRVGGWDGLSGSLEKQHGADFMSAWGGTGIGDANPLGANWLTIILGLGFVLSFGYWTTNFAEVQRALSAKNLSAAQRTPLIAAFPKIFIVFVVMIPGLVAAVVVPNIGSKESGLTYNDAIPLLMRELLPNGVLGIAVTGLLAAFMAGMAANVSSFNTVFTTDIWQRYVKKDQSDAYYLRFGRVITAVGVLASIGTAFIAASFSNIMTYLQTLFSFFNVPMFVVFIIGMFWKRASMKSGVWGLVAGTTAAMVNYFVFYEQGIIDIPSDQGANFVSAIVGFVAGAVVMVAVTLFTAPKPDAELAGLVYGTESPDADEAPDEGDSAWYRKPALLGWGAIVLAALCYLPYSL; via the coding sequence ATGCAATATCTGGCCGAAGGGCTCCGGCTCCCCACGAACGGGCTCGATTACACAATCCTGGCGATCTATTTCGTCGTGGTGCTCGGCATCGGCTTCGCCGCCCGGGCCAGTGTGAAGACGAGTCTCGACTTCTTCCTCTCCGGACGTTCACTGCCCGCCTGGGTGACCGGTCTGGCCTTCGTCGCGGCGAACCTCGGCGCGACCGAGATCCTCGGCATGGCGGCGACCGGCGCGCAGTACGGCGTCGCGGTCGTCCACTGGTACTGGATCGGCGCCATCCCCGCCATGGTCTTCCTCGGCCTGGTGATGATGCCGTTCTACTACCGGTCGAAGGTCCGCTCCGTACCGGAGTTCCTGCTCCAGCGCTTCGACAGGTCGGCCCACCTGCTGAGCTCCATACTCTTCGCCTTCGCGGCGATCCTGATCGCGGGCGTGAACCTCTACGCCCTGTCGATCGTCGTGGAGGCGCTGCTGGGCTGGGATCGCTGGGTCGCGATCGTCGTCGCCGGCGTGTTCGTCCTGCTCTACATCACCATCGGCGGACTCTCCTCCGCGATCTACAACGAGGTGCTGCAGTTCTTCGTCATCCTCGCCGCGCTGATCCCCCTCACCATCCTGGGCCTCAAGCGGGTCGGCGGCTGGGACGGTCTCAGCGGCTCGCTGGAGAAGCAGCACGGCGCGGACTTCATGTCCGCCTGGGGCGGCACCGGCATCGGTGACGCCAACCCGCTCGGCGCCAACTGGCTGACGATCATCCTCGGCCTGGGCTTCGTCCTCTCCTTCGGCTACTGGACCACCAACTTCGCCGAGGTGCAGCGCGCCCTGTCCGCGAAGAACCTCTCGGCCGCCCAGCGCACCCCGCTGATCGCCGCCTTCCCGAAGATCTTCATCGTCTTCGTGGTGATGATCCCGGGCCTGGTCGCCGCCGTCGTCGTGCCGAACATCGGGTCGAAGGAGTCCGGCCTCACGTACAACGACGCCATCCCGCTGCTGATGCGGGAACTGCTGCCCAACGGCGTGCTCGGTATCGCGGTGACCGGTCTGCTGGCCGCGTTCATGGCCGGTATGGCGGCGAACGTGTCGTCCTTCAACACGGTGTTCACCACGGACATCTGGCAGCGGTACGTGAAGAAGGACCAGTCGGACGCGTACTACCTGCGCTTCGGCCGGGTGATCACCGCGGTAGGTGTACTGGCGTCGATCGGCACGGCCTTCATCGCCGCCAGCTTCTCCAACATCATGACGTACCTGCAGACGCTGTTCTCGTTCTTCAACGTCCCGATGTTCGTCGTCTTCATCATCGGCATGTTCTGGAAGCGCGCCTCGATGAAGTCCGGTGTCTGGGGCCTCGTCGCCGGTACCACGGCCGCGATGGTGAACTACTTCGTCTTCTACGAGCAGGGCATCATCGACATCCCGTCCGACCAGGGCGCCAACTTCGTCTCCGCCATCGTCGGATTCGTGGCCGGCGCGGTCGTCATGGTCGCCGTCACCCTCTTCACCGCTCCCAAGCCCGACGCCGAACTGGCCGGTCTGGTCTACGGGACGGAGTCCCCGGACGCCGACGAGGCGCCGGACGAGGGCGACAGCGCCTGGTACCGCAAGCCCGCACTGCTCGGCTGGGGCGCCATCGTCCTCGCCGCCCTCTGCTACCTGCCCTACTCGCTCTGA
- a CDS encoding helix-turn-helix transcriptional regulator, producing the protein MGVRLMVVDDHRLLAEALASALKLRGHRVLAAAAPTSGAAELVVSRAPEVCLFGTAAPAEPGVFDPIVRIGRERPQVAVVVLGPVPSPRGIAAAFAAGAAGYVRHDERIEGVERAMIKARAGEAAIAPQLLRGAFAELLHPVAQPDDEGQRLLRMLTPREVEVLVRVAEGEDTRLIAAGMAIAPSTARTHVQRVLMKLGVGSRLEAAALAARTGLLDRAGTPRGPDGPA; encoded by the coding sequence ATGGGCGTGCGGCTCATGGTGGTCGATGACCACCGTCTGCTCGCCGAGGCACTCGCCTCGGCACTGAAACTGCGGGGGCACCGCGTGCTCGCGGCAGCCGCGCCGACGTCCGGGGCAGCGGAACTGGTCGTCAGCAGGGCGCCCGAGGTCTGCCTGTTCGGCACGGCGGCACCCGCCGAACCCGGCGTGTTCGACCCGATCGTGCGGATCGGGCGCGAACGCCCGCAGGTGGCCGTGGTGGTGCTCGGCCCGGTGCCGAGCCCGCGTGGCATCGCGGCGGCCTTCGCCGCGGGAGCGGCCGGCTACGTCCGTCACGACGAACGCATCGAGGGCGTCGAACGCGCGATGATCAAAGCGCGCGCGGGCGAGGCCGCGATAGCCCCGCAGCTGCTGCGGGGTGCCTTCGCCGAGCTCCTGCATCCGGTGGCCCAGCCGGACGACGAGGGGCAGCGGCTGCTGCGCATGCTGACCCCGCGCGAGGTCGAGGTGCTGGTGCGGGTCGCCGAGGGCGAGGACACCCGGCTGATCGCGGCCGGCATGGCGATCGCGCCGAGCACCGCCCGCACGCATGTGCAGCGGGTGCTGATGAAGCTCGGCGTCGGCTCCCGGCTGGAGGCCGCGGCGCTCGCCGCCCGCACGGGTCTGCTGGACCGGGCGGGAACGCCGCGGGGGCCGGACGGGCCCGCGTGA
- a CDS encoding outer membrane protein assembly factor BamB family protein codes for MSQPPQPPQPPNEPPQGGFGAPQDPPPGGFGAPTPPPADPFAKQPPAAPSTPPADGYGSPPPPPAGGYGSPPPPPAGGFGAPQGPPPGQPPQNPAYGYPQAPPPGQPPTQPGYGFPQGPPGQPGMPPQQGYGYPTAPMHPQYAAPQPGGGKKFSTQMQIIVAAVVAVLLIVGGGIVYSSSSGDDGGKQDEAASAGTDGGEGKGGEGGGLAGGTEKAPADTKSKVGFQLPHPKVTDTTVVDGSWVTDKAYVKTGVNEIVGYDLAKGTKLWSIPLAGQVCAASRHMSKDYRTAIAFQEGKPSAADKYPSCNQVGALDLATGKLLWSKSVTSASNGDEPVRFNEVTLSGSTVAAGGTSGGAAFNLANGAELWKPKTDTNNCYDMGYGGGDALAVVRKCGSYDEPQLTIQALNPATGAPLSSYNMPAGVEYASIVSTKPLVVAADVGDTAGDGSSISDFFSIDAATGKLIVRISADADKYAADCGSTEVEKCTSLAVGNNRIYVPTEEHEGGGEYGDTNEIVAFDLTTGKLVGGRADAGDRYTLTPLRMDGSNLIAYKRPPYDKGGQIVSIDGSTFKETVLMVNPDDESVREAETSFSTNYAEFIYEKGRLFISEQMVSEPSKSSSLDDKQFLVVSFSTV; via the coding sequence ATGAGCCAGCCGCCCCAGCCGCCCCAGCCCCCCAACGAACCGCCGCAGGGCGGGTTCGGCGCCCCGCAGGACCCGCCGCCCGGCGGATTCGGTGCGCCCACCCCGCCGCCCGCAGACCCGTTCGCCAAGCAGCCCCCGGCCGCACCGTCCACCCCGCCGGCCGACGGGTACGGCAGCCCGCCGCCGCCTCCGGCCGGTGGGTACGGCAGCCCGCCGCCCCCGCCCGCCGGTGGTTTCGGCGCCCCGCAGGGGCCCCCGCCCGGCCAGCCGCCGCAGAACCCCGCGTACGGCTACCCGCAGGCGCCGCCGCCCGGGCAGCCGCCGACCCAGCCCGGCTACGGCTTCCCGCAGGGGCCGCCCGGACAGCCCGGCATGCCCCCGCAGCAGGGGTACGGCTACCCGACCGCCCCGATGCACCCGCAGTACGCCGCACCCCAGCCGGGCGGCGGCAAGAAGTTCAGCACCCAGATGCAGATCATCGTCGCCGCGGTCGTCGCCGTGCTGCTGATCGTCGGCGGCGGGATCGTCTACTCCTCCAGCAGCGGTGACGACGGCGGCAAGCAGGACGAAGCCGCCTCGGCCGGAACCGACGGCGGCGAGGGCAAGGGCGGAGAGGGCGGCGGCCTGGCCGGCGGCACCGAGAAGGCACCGGCCGACACCAAGTCGAAGGTCGGCTTCCAGCTCCCCCACCCGAAGGTCACCGACACCACGGTCGTCGACGGGTCCTGGGTCACCGACAAGGCGTACGTGAAGACCGGCGTCAACGAGATCGTCGGCTACGACCTCGCCAAGGGCACCAAGCTCTGGTCGATCCCGCTCGCGGGCCAGGTCTGCGCCGCGTCCCGGCACATGAGCAAGGACTACAGGACGGCCATCGCCTTCCAGGAGGGCAAGCCGAGCGCCGCGGACAAGTACCCGTCCTGCAACCAGGTCGGCGCGCTCGACCTGGCCACCGGCAAGCTGCTGTGGAGCAAGTCCGTCACCTCGGCGTCCAACGGTGACGAGCCCGTCAGGTTCAACGAGGTCACCCTCAGCGGCTCCACGGTCGCCGCGGGCGGCACCAGCGGCGGAGCCGCCTTCAACCTGGCGAACGGCGCCGAGCTCTGGAAGCCGAAGACGGACACCAACAACTGCTACGACATGGGCTACGGCGGCGGCGACGCCCTCGCGGTCGTCCGCAAGTGCGGCAGCTACGACGAACCGCAGCTCACCATCCAGGCGCTGAACCCGGCCACGGGCGCACCGCTCTCCTCGTACAACATGCCGGCCGGCGTCGAGTACGCGAGCATCGTGTCCACCAAGCCGCTCGTCGTCGCGGCCGACGTCGGCGACACCGCCGGCGACGGCAGCAGCATCTCGGACTTCTTCTCCATCGACGCCGCCACCGGCAAGCTCATCGTCAGGATCTCGGCCGACGCGGACAAGTACGCCGCGGACTGCGGCTCCACCGAGGTCGAGAAGTGCACCTCCCTGGCGGTCGGCAACAACAGGATCTACGTGCCGACCGAGGAGCACGAGGGCGGTGGCGAGTACGGCGACACCAACGAGATCGTCGCCTTCGACCTCACCACCGGCAAGCTCGTCGGCGGCAGGGCGGACGCGGGCGACCGCTACACGCTGACCCCGCTGCGCATGGACGGCTCCAACCTCATCGCGTACAAGCGGCCCCCGTACGACAAGGGCGGCCAGATCGTCTCCATCGACGGCTCGACCTTCAAGGAGACCGTCCTGATGGTCAACCCGGACGACGAGTCGGTGCGCGAGGCGGAGACCAGCTTCTCCACCAACTACGCCGAGTTCATCTACGAGAAGGGCCGGCTGTTCATCTCCGAGCAGATGGTCAGCGAGCCCAGCAAGTCCAGTTCGCTGGACGACAAGCAGTTCCTCGTCGTCTCCTTCAGCACCGTCTGA
- a CDS encoding outer membrane protein assembly factor BamB family protein, whose product MTQPPSQQPPQGGFGAPQEPQGTPQPPPQPQSPPPAPPQMPPAPPQTPPPAQPGYGYPAPGAQPGQGYPQAPGQQAPGPYTQQPGPYGAPAGPYAQQPGPYGQQPGPYGQQPGYGYPQPQYPGAPVPGGSGGGPFKGKPAVIIGAALAALLVVGGGIFLLASGDDGEKKPVSKSSSDAVDPSTSPSVDQGDGKGDGREADDDLNAGRKAGEAKVLWLTKNDIDLPRNGAGVHGPWVVGDTLVKGMYRTVTGYSVADGKKKWDVPLPADICSAPGTPTADGKIVIGVKNGTTDRADCSDLQMIDLNTGKAGWKKSVKKNGTWDLMTDIGLAISGDTVTVGRTGNSSAYRVSDGKDLFGKPSGNCQPFAFAGGPKLIAAASCRTDDVDNPQHQIQEIDPATGKAKWTYQPKRGWEVQKVYSVSPLVVSLTQREEKKWGIIALKENGTLRSQLISDKGDNPAVDCGSDFGIFGEKLEGCTGVAADANTLYMMTADDTSGTSRTNKVLAFDLNTGKTKWKSAAPAERTMKPLRMEGGNVLVYLEPTYDKGGAVATIAATGGAPKVLLQHPASTSGIENFFSSRTVYVGGRSFVVSDRVTASNDEEEKEQTTMMAFGK is encoded by the coding sequence ATGACCCAGCCGCCCAGCCAGCAACCGCCGCAGGGGGGCTTCGGGGCTCCGCAGGAACCGCAGGGCACTCCTCAGCCGCCGCCCCAGCCGCAGTCACCACCGCCGGCCCCACCGCAGATGCCGCCCGCGCCTCCGCAGACACCTCCTCCCGCGCAGCCGGGCTACGGCTACCCGGCCCCCGGGGCGCAGCCCGGTCAGGGCTACCCCCAGGCGCCCGGACAGCAGGCGCCCGGCCCGTACACCCAGCAGCCCGGCCCCTACGGCGCGCCGGCCGGCCCGTACGCGCAGCAGCCCGGTCCGTACGGCCAGCAGCCGGGCCCGTACGGTCAGCAGCCCGGTTACGGCTACCCGCAGCCGCAGTACCCGGGCGCGCCCGTGCCCGGCGGCTCCGGCGGCGGTCCCTTCAAGGGCAAGCCCGCCGTCATCATCGGTGCGGCGCTCGCCGCGCTCCTCGTCGTCGGCGGCGGCATCTTCCTCCTGGCGAGCGGTGACGACGGCGAGAAGAAGCCCGTCTCCAAGTCCAGCAGCGACGCCGTGGACCCGAGCACCTCGCCCAGCGTCGACCAGGGCGACGGCAAGGGCGACGGCCGTGAGGCCGACGACGACCTGAACGCCGGGCGCAAGGCGGGCGAGGCGAAGGTCCTCTGGCTGACGAAGAACGACATCGATCTGCCGCGCAACGGCGCCGGGGTGCACGGACCGTGGGTCGTCGGCGACACCCTCGTCAAGGGCATGTACCGCACGGTGACCGGTTACTCGGTGGCCGACGGCAAGAAGAAGTGGGACGTGCCCCTGCCCGCGGACATCTGCTCGGCACCCGGGACGCCCACGGCCGACGGCAAGATCGTCATCGGCGTGAAGAACGGCACCACCGACCGGGCCGACTGCTCCGACCTCCAGATGATCGACCTCAACACCGGCAAGGCCGGCTGGAAGAAGTCGGTCAAGAAGAACGGCACCTGGGACCTGATGACGGACATCGGTCTCGCCATCAGCGGCGACACCGTCACCGTCGGCCGCACCGGCAACTCCAGCGCCTACCGGGTCAGCGACGGCAAGGACCTGTTCGGCAAGCCGTCGGGCAACTGCCAGCCCTTCGCCTTCGCGGGCGGACCCAAGCTGATCGCGGCGGCCAGTTGCCGCACCGACGACGTGGACAACCCGCAGCACCAGATCCAGGAGATCGACCCGGCCACGGGGAAGGCCAAGTGGACCTACCAGCCCAAGCGCGGCTGGGAGGTCCAGAAGGTCTACTCGGTGAGCCCGCTCGTCGTCTCGCTGACCCAGCGCGAGGAGAAGAAGTGGGGCATCATCGCGCTCAAGGAGAACGGGACGCTCCGCTCCCAGCTGATCAGTGACAAGGGGGACAACCCCGCCGTCGACTGCGGCAGCGACTTCGGCATCTTCGGCGAGAAGCTCGAAGGCTGCACCGGCGTCGCCGCCGACGCCAACACCCTCTACATGATGACCGCGGACGACACCAGCGGCACCTCCCGTACCAACAAGGTCCTCGCGTTCGACCTGAACACCGGCAAGACCAAGTGGAAGTCCGCGGCCCCCGCCGAGCGCACCATGAAGCCGCTGCGCATGGAGGGCGGCAACGTCCTGGTCTACCTGGAGCCCACCTACGACAAGGGCGGGGCGGTCGCGACGATCGCGGCCACCGGAGGAGCGCCCAAGGTGCTGCTCCAGCACCCGGCCTCGACGAGCGGGATCGAGAACTTCTTCTCGTCCAGGACCGTCTACGTGGGGGGCCGCTCCTTCGTCGTCAGCGACCGCGTCACCGCGAGCAACGACGAGGAGGAGAAGGAGCAGACGACCATGATGGCCTTCGGCAAGTGA
- a CDS encoding outer membrane protein assembly factor BamB family protein, with protein sequence MTQPSGRPPQEGFGAPYDPPPVTAPGPYAHQAGPYGQPPQGGYGFPPQPGPYPPQPGPYGQPPTAIAPGGPGGGGRSGGRTRVVVGAVLALLLLTGGGIWLATGGDEGGQEKPVVGPTHDNGKPSPSPTGGQDGRSVAGPTAAELNAGREPGEAKVEWLTENGADLPPYGEKTHGPWFAGDIVAKGMYRTVTGYAVADGTEKWSLRLRTDLCAAPSAPTADGKVVVGVEDNVAETEATCSVLQMIDLRTGKAGWKKTVDRSAMQDGLSHVAMSISGDTVTFGRDTASDAFRVSDGKELFGRRKEGVCQPFAFTGGTRMLAAVSCRPEPADPVRQQVQEVDPVTGTPKWTYAVEAGWSVTHIFTVSPPVLSIAKDDEWAVLVLDENGTYRSRMAGGDEDYGFRCGEDSVQEGGNLDGCAGVTADASRFYFSTQPDSTAEVKTNKVVAFDLATGKPVWKTPSPGGRFMMPLRLESGKVVVHVQAAYRESGEIGALDPSTGAYTTLLKHPESAEDTENSLFLPKVTYRDGRSFLLPQRISAEEDEEEKAATAVLVYGE encoded by the coding sequence ATGACTCAGCCTTCCGGCCGGCCACCGCAGGAAGGCTTCGGGGCTCCGTACGACCCCCCGCCGGTGACAGCTCCGGGACCGTACGCCCACCAGGCCGGTCCGTACGGGCAGCCCCCGCAGGGCGGTTACGGATTCCCGCCGCAGCCCGGCCCGTACCCGCCGCAGCCCGGCCCGTACGGGCAGCCGCCGACCGCCATCGCGCCGGGCGGGCCGGGTGGCGGGGGCCGCTCCGGGGGCAGGACCCGCGTGGTCGTCGGTGCCGTGCTCGCGCTGCTGCTCCTGACCGGCGGAGGGATCTGGCTCGCCACGGGCGGCGACGAGGGCGGGCAGGAGAAGCCCGTCGTCGGACCCACGCACGACAACGGGAAGCCGTCCCCCTCGCCCACGGGCGGCCAGGACGGCAGGAGTGTCGCCGGGCCGACCGCAGCCGAACTCAACGCCGGGCGCGAGCCGGGCGAGGCGAAGGTGGAGTGGCTGACGGAGAACGGGGCCGACCTCCCGCCGTACGGGGAGAAGACCCACGGCCCGTGGTTCGCCGGGGACATCGTCGCCAAGGGCATGTACCGCACGGTGACCGGCTACGCGGTCGCCGACGGGACGGAGAAGTGGAGCCTGCGGCTGCGCACCGACCTGTGCGCCGCGCCCTCCGCCCCCACCGCTGACGGAAAGGTCGTCGTCGGCGTCGAGGACAACGTCGCGGAGACGGAGGCCACCTGCTCCGTCCTGCAGATGATCGACCTGCGCACCGGCAAGGCGGGGTGGAAGAAGACGGTCGACAGGTCCGCGATGCAGGACGGTCTGTCGCACGTCGCCATGTCGATCAGCGGGGACACCGTGACGTTCGGACGGGACACCGCCTCGGACGCCTTCCGGGTCAGTGACGGCAAGGAACTGTTCGGCAGGCGGAAGGAAGGCGTCTGCCAGCCCTTCGCGTTCACCGGAGGCACCCGCATGCTCGCGGCCGTCAGCTGCCGGCCGGAGCCCGCCGACCCCGTCCGCCAGCAGGTCCAGGAGGTCGACCCGGTCACCGGGACGCCGAAATGGACCTACGCCGTGGAGGCGGGCTGGTCGGTGACACACATCTTCACCGTGAGCCCGCCCGTCCTCTCGATCGCCAAGGACGACGAGTGGGCCGTCCTCGTCCTCGACGAGAACGGCACCTACCGCTCCCGGATGGCGGGTGGCGACGAGGACTACGGCTTCCGGTGCGGCGAGGACTCCGTGCAGGAGGGCGGCAACCTGGACGGCTGTGCAGGGGTCACGGCGGACGCGAGCAGGTTCTACTTCTCGACGCAGCCCGACTCCACGGCGGAGGTGAAGACCAACAAGGTCGTCGCCTTCGACCTGGCCACCGGCAAGCCGGTGTGGAAGACACCCTCGCCGGGCGGGCGTTTCATGATGCCGCTGCGCCTGGAGAGCGGAAAGGTCGTGGTCCACGTACAGGCCGCGTACCGCGAGAGCGGTGAGATCGGCGCGCTGGACCCCTCGACCGGGGCGTACACGACCCTGCTGAAGCATCCGGAATCGGCGGAGGACACCGAGAACTCCCTCTTCCTTCCGAAAGTCACCTACCGCGACGGGCGTTCCTTCCTCCTCCCGCAGCGAATCAGCGCGGAGGAGGACGAGGAGGAGAAGGCGGCGACGGCCGTGCTGGTCTACGGCGAGTAA